In Ignavibacteria bacterium, one DNA window encodes the following:
- the nadB gene encoding L-aspartate oxidase: MKFETDILVIGSGIAGLRFAIEASKFAEVCIVTKKDRAESNTNYAQGGIASVLSKEDRAELHIEDTLSAGDGICNREAVELIVKEGPSEIQKLIDFGTQFSRTSNGNLHLAKEGGHSISRIAHAKDLTGREVEQALLRHISEIKNIRLFENHIAIDLITEHNLLSPYRTLSSKRHCWGAYVYDVENSAVHTFVAKCTLLSTGGLGQAYLHTTNPAIATGDGFAMAFRAGALMANMEFIQFHPTALYEQGFDNRSTKPCFLISEAVRGFGAKLRLKSGEEFMNNYDNRKELAPRDIVARAIDKELKKSGDNFVYLDLNFKSKDEIINHFPHIYFKCLEKNIDITKDYIPVIPAAHYACGGVVTDLNGHTSIENLFASGEVSMTGVHGANRLASNSLLEALVFSKNSALGCKEIIQKSLSKIPAEIPEWVDTAESSTEEKVLISQSRREIREILWEYVGIVRSTERLNRALRRCHIIYEETKNMYNISTLSEEILELRNLIDTAYLIAKSALTRKESRGLHYTIDFPNKDDQNWLKPTYTQNLNI; encoded by the coding sequence ATGAAATTTGAAACTGATATACTCGTTATCGGAAGTGGTATTGCCGGTTTAAGATTCGCAATAGAAGCGTCCAAATTTGCTGAAGTTTGTATAGTTACCAAAAAAGACAGAGCGGAATCTAATACCAACTATGCTCAAGGTGGGATTGCTTCAGTTCTTTCAAAAGAAGACAGGGCGGAATTACACATTGAAGATACTCTAAGTGCTGGAGATGGAATCTGCAATCGAGAAGCAGTTGAATTGATCGTAAAAGAAGGCCCATCTGAAATTCAAAAGTTAATTGATTTCGGTACACAATTTTCAAGAACATCGAACGGAAATCTTCACCTTGCAAAAGAAGGAGGACATTCAATCAGCAGAATCGCACATGCAAAAGACCTCACTGGGCGGGAAGTTGAACAAGCCTTACTTAGACATATTTCTGAAATTAAAAATATTCGGCTTTTTGAAAATCATATTGCAATTGATTTGATTACTGAACATAATCTTCTAAGTCCTTACCGAACATTGTCTAGCAAGCGTCATTGCTGGGGTGCTTATGTTTATGATGTTGAAAATTCTGCTGTCCATACATTTGTCGCAAAATGCACTTTGCTCTCAACTGGAGGTTTAGGACAAGCATATTTGCATACAACAAATCCTGCAATCGCAACCGGTGACGGTTTTGCAATGGCATTTCGTGCAGGTGCATTAATGGCAAATATGGAGTTTATTCAGTTTCATCCGACAGCATTGTACGAACAAGGTTTTGACAATCGGAGCACGAAACCCTGTTTTTTAATAAGTGAAGCTGTCCGCGGATTCGGTGCTAAGCTCAGGTTAAAATCTGGTGAAGAATTTATGAACAATTATGATAATCGAAAAGAACTTGCTCCACGAGATATCGTTGCGAGAGCCATCGATAAAGAGCTAAAAAAGAGTGGTGACAATTTCGTTTATCTCGATTTGAATTTCAAATCTAAAGACGAAATCATAAATCATTTCCCTCATATTTACTTTAAATGTTTGGAAAAAAATATTGATATAACAAAGGATTACATTCCAGTAATTCCAGCAGCACATTATGCGTGCGGTGGGGTAGTGACTGATTTAAATGGACATACTTCAATAGAAAATTTATTTGCTTCAGGTGAAGTTTCAATGACTGGTGTGCATGGAGCAAATCGGCTTGCCAGTAATTCGCTACTCGAAGCACTTGTGTTTTCAAAAAACTCGGCACTTGGGTGTAAGGAAATAATTCAAAAATCTCTTTCCAAAATTCCCGCTGAAATTCCCGAATGGGTGGATACAGCAGAGTCATCGACTGAGGAAAAGGTTCTTATCTCTCAAAGCAGGAGAGAGATACGAGAAATTTTATGGGAATATGTCGGAATCGTTCGTTCAACCGAGCGATTAAATCGGGCACTTCGAAGATGCCACATAATTTATGAAGAGACAAAAAACATGTACAACATTTCGACTTTGTCTGAAGAAATTCTAGAATTAAGGAATTTAATTGATACAGCATATCTTATTGCGAAATCTGCGCTTACACGTAAAGAATCACGTGGTTTGCATTACACGATCGATTTTCCGAACAAAGATGATCAGAATTGGCTTAAACCAACTTACACTCAGAATTTAAATATTTGA
- a CDS encoding DedA family protein, whose protein sequence is MEIKSSNVYTYLKTKLYDLKAWVESFAEKPYATAALFFFAFIESSFFPIPPDALLIVLALSKPSRSFIYAFYCTIGSVLGAYLGYLIGYVFYDTIGIGIIKFYGVENEINYVLSKYQENGFLAIVTAGFTPIPYKVFTILAGFNLTIDLWTLTFASLVGRAGRFFLVAGLIFWIGPKIKIYIEKYFDKLALVFFVLLIGSFFVLKYLL, encoded by the coding sequence ATGGAAATAAAGTCATCAAACGTATACACGTACTTAAAAACAAAACTTTACGATTTAAAAGCCTGGGTAGAAAGTTTTGCGGAAAAACCTTATGCAACGGCAGCGTTATTTTTCTTCGCATTTATTGAATCATCGTTTTTTCCTATTCCACCAGATGCATTGTTAATTGTGTTAGCTTTGAGCAAACCATCACGGAGCTTTATATATGCTTTTTACTGTACGATTGGTTCAGTATTGGGTGCTTATTTAGGTTATTTAATTGGTTATGTTTTTTATGATACAATTGGGATTGGAATAATTAAATTCTATGGTGTTGAAAATGAGATAAATTACGTGTTAAGTAAATATCAGGAAAACGGATTCCTTGCAATTGTTACAGCTGGATTTACGCCGATTCCTTATAAAGTGTTTACGATTCTTGCAGGTTTTAATTTAACTATCGATTTGTGGACATTAACTTTTGCCTCGCTAGTAGGACGTGCTGGACGGTTCTTTTTAGTTGCAGGTTTAATTTTTTGGATTGGGCCAAAAATAAAAATTTATATTGAAAAATATTTTGATAAACTAGCCCTTGTATTTTTTGTTTTACTTATCGGAAGTTTTTTCGTATTAAAATATTTATTGTAG